The Hordeum vulgare subsp. vulgare chromosome 7H, MorexV3_pseudomolecules_assembly, whole genome shotgun sequence DNA window GCGCGTGGTCGTCTAACAACTTGACTTAGAGGGCAAACAATGGAATGGTCCAAGTATGCATGCTCCTATCGAACCGTGCATTCGTGCGATACGTGAGCCACTAACGGCCTAATGGGTTCTCCTTCTGGATAGGGGCGTAGATTAACCATGCATGTGTTGACTAGACTAGTTATCAAGTTCCAAATGAGAGAGACTCGATCGAGTTTCCTCATGCATGTACGTCTTGTTCGTGGAATTCTTTGACACTCCAAGAAAATTCCTTGCCATGGCGCTAGACTTTCCAGGCAAGATGCAGACATTTCTCGCCCAAATCCACTATAAAAACACCTCTATACTCAAAGCTATACGTACAGAAGCAAAGCTGGTATAGAGCAGGCCCATAGAAATCATTTATACACCGAACCGAGAATGCAGACGCCCAAGCTAGCCATCTTGCTCGCCCTAGCCATGGCAGCCGCCATGGTTAACCTTTCCCAGGCGCAGAACTCGCCGCAGGACTACGTCTCACCCCACAACGCTGCCCGCTCCGCCGTCGGCGTGGGCGCCGTGAGCTGGAGCACGAAGCTGCAGGCGTTCGCCCAGAACTACGCCAACCAGAGGATCAACGACTGCAAGCTCCAGCACTCGGGCGGGCCGTACGGGGAGAACATCTTCTGGGGGTCGGCTGGCGCGGACTGGAAGGCATCGGACGCGGTGAACTCGTGGGTGAGCGAGAAGAAGGACTACGACTACGGCTCCAACACCTGCGCGGCGGGGAAGGTGTGCGGGCACTACACTCAGGTGGTGTGGCGCGCGTCGACCAGCATCGGCTGCGCTCGCGTCGTCTGCAACAACAACCGCGGCGTCTTCATCACCTGCAACTACGAGCCCCGCGGGAATATCATTGGACAGAAACCATACTAACCGTGATGCACGTCATCGTCTCTCGTCCCTAATCTCATGCACCTTCGAATTCCTAACTAGCTAGAGGGACCGAGCGAGTAAATAAAAGGAATGCCGTACTAAGCCATGTATTCCATCCTGGACTATAATAAATAATGAGCATTTATATAATTATTAGCAAAATGGCCCatgcgttgccacggaagaagaaaaaaacataatcttcaatgatgatgaacacattatgttcacatatcatcgcttgatttaaaAATTTTgtacacaaatgcaagaaaatgtttcttcttttaaatttattcacaagttgaagcaatctttacattttcaaaaatcttggtaactcaaagatttaatctgaatttcaagattttttttagaaaacatacaataataatccgatccatccaacagttaattcttcaaaattcacacaggtatattatcacatagacttagaagcattaatgtttaactacatacaatagatctttcgtgaacaattttacaaatatgggaataATTTTAAAATCGAAAactttttttacaatttacaaacatttgctaaaaatcgtgaatattttttatatttcgaacgggtttaaatattttcttttgaattggcgaccaattcaagaaaagacgaacataatttttaatGTTGgagaattttattttaaattcacaaacattttttgaaacgcatgaagttttctaaataaacaaacatttttataaatcagtaatatatttattaaattcatggacattattttggaatttgcaaaaaaaaaatccggcgctttttttgaatcctatttttaattcaaaataaaaattcatcagcattctaaattatttaaaataaaaaaataaaacggaattgaaaataaataaataaatggaactaaaagcaggcgtctgtgcttgggccggcccatacggtgtgttggatattctcccagcgtgCAGAGCGTTATATAGGacggtttttacatgggccggcccagtccaagattttttgctttatgaaacgttttctattacttaccggtggcatggtggataatttatgcaaactttaggggtaatttttAAGACGgaccctatttgctttattattagggagagattaggATACTACGTGTCCATCGacggatgtttagtaaacatctATCACCTCGAGGATCATCCGATGTACACGTACATCCGTCCGATCTACGTGGCTCGGTTGTCTTCCCGTACCTAATAATTTCTGAAACAAAGATCGAGTTGTAGAAACAACGGTCATGTTGCAAAAACAACGGCCATGTTGCAAAATTAAATCCTGAAACAAAAATCGCGTTGCAAAAATAATTTATGCAACTCCTGAAACAACGGCTGCGTTGCAGAAAGATCGACCGCGTTGCGAAAAACAGTGATGCACGCCATCGTCTCTTGTCCGTAATCTCATGCACCTTCGTATTCCTAACTAGCTAGCGGGACCGAGTGAGTAAATAAAAGGAATGCCGAAATAAGCCATGTATTCCATCGGACTATAATAAATAATGAGATTTTATATAGCGCACTTATATGAACTTGGTCTAAGAGCATATccaacaacgggtgcaaaaaacgTATGCGCGTGGAAAAATTGCATTTTAGCGCGCGTGGAGCGATTATGCACGCTCCAGCATCATCGAGAGCTTTGGATGTATCCCGATCAACCTCGAAAGCACCAGCGGCCCAAACAGGCAGCACCGGTGGGGTAGGAGCCACAGGAGCAAGAGGGCATGGCGGACAGGAAAGCTCGTCAGAGAGGACACCCCATAACATAAGACCGTGCATGTGGATACGCATAAACCCTAGAAACTCAACATAGTTGGTGCCATCGAAAATCACCGAGCACCGAAAAACAACAACATAGCTCGAAGAGGACATGATGAGCTtcctctctctgattttttcttctcctgcggCGTCTTCATCACCTGCAACTACGAGCCCCGCGGGAATATTATTGGACAGAAACCATACTAACCGTGATGCACCACtactggggacggggcctttagccccggcccgtaaggggctttagtcccggttcaccaaccgggactaaaggggcgggactaaaggcctaacctttagtcccggccctgttacaagccgggactaaaggtgctccacgtgggcgcttcgtagcgccccacgggcaggccctttagtcccggttcgttacacggactgagactaaagagtttcagattttgcttatttttgggttttttttgaatgaaattatttttgggttttagggttttagggtttaggtgttcgggagattaacgtgatgcctcgtttggtgttcgggaattatttttcatataatttaaatagaaataattatgcatatatatatataagattaacttatcttacaagcgagcatatatatacaattatatggagatctgaattatcgggactagagcccgtctattcgattacatggatgaacatcagtaatggcccctagctacactaaatcgtcctttgtcatctatagcttccgtcctcagaaaggtcgcaagctcctctgcaacagcaatcgcgcgttgctctggtaggaccttcgtcctcatggccgtgtactatataagaagaggagaggaatatgaatatcaatcatgataacaaagaatgacgggtaaaaatagaggtgtgaatgttcattgcttacgtcgaatctgtgatccttgtgctcagaggtaaacgtgcgaatagtctatcattcttcgtgcatcgtcgggcggcgcctcaaattcagccacgctgcttttctgcttagatggggcgccgttaatatcaagtgcaggatcttcctggcgcactactcctctaagctcatcaatctgcttctgttgctcgttaatcctggcaaacaactagttgaacttgtcattctcctcatcttgctgccgcttctttgctctctctcggcttctgtaagtgtcttggtctctggcaaacccaagccaccacgggtaagaaggaccgaagcctcgcgttcgtcctccatgttcgtcattgccgaggaccagtgtgagcaaatctttctctctatctgcagtgaactttctttttccctccttaatttctttcactatccttttccaattctccctgggtatcgtaagaccgtcactgcagatgaggtcccctgttttttcgtcgtacgacccaccatgcgcaaggaaccaatttcttgctctcaattcccactcatcacggagtggttcaggtacgatgcctttatctagcagatcttgctctttcttatcccactttgggatgacagtctcatagccccctggccccagcttgtggtgatatttcttcttgtcggcatttatcttgttcttttctgataatgcctgggcatcttctgactccttgtactcttgaaatgccttccagtgattcgcctgcttggctagatacccctcgaatactggcactttatttgtcttcagatagtttttccatagcttcttcttccagttacggaacagttcggccatcttctttagagtccactgcttgactttggccctcagtttgtgtgCGGCGTCtttattctcacattctggcaggttgaaatgtgacatgagatcattccaaagattatctttgtacctttcggcaacatagtcactatcggctgcccctttgcgcttgttccactcccgaacgctgatcgggacgtgatccctaacgagaactccgcattgcttcttgaatgtgtcagcagcattcttaggaagcttgggttcgcccgtaggcaatatcacctcaaaggtgtaatgcgtccgtgcatccaactttctagtcgggcctcatttcgtagctttgctcgatgtggaggcctaagaggg harbors:
- the LOC123409537 gene encoding pathogenesis-related protein 1 — its product is MQTPKLAILLALAMAAAMVNLSQAQNSPQDYVSPHNAARSAVGVGAVSWSTKLQAFAQNYANQRINDCKLQHSGGPYGENIFWGSAGADWKASDAVNSWVSEKKDYDYGSNTCAAGKVCGHYTQVVWRASTSIGCARVVCNNNRGVFITCNYEPRGNIIGQKPY